The stretch of DNA TTAAGTGTGCCACACAATGTTCTGCCTCAGTGGAGCATAACTGAGCAAAGCCTTGACTGTTGGGTAGAAGATACCCACTGTGTTTCACGTTTGGGACGAGTTGGAGTGGCATTGATCCAGAACTGATTATTCCAAACTCGAGTGAAGGGGGAATAAACTCAATATTAATCCCATTGGATTCAAACTGGTTTAAACTCTAGTCTTCACTTTGTCTTTGCTTCACCCCCCAATCCCCCTCTTCAGCCCAGAGCTGGTGTTGAGTATCCCTACTTTATCCTCTATTCTTCTCATATCCTTTTCCTCTCCACTGCCCTCTTATCCCTTTCTACTTCTTTGCCCTTTCctccatttctcttttctcctcttgCTTCATGTGCCCTGTGCTCTACAGCCTCTAATGGCCATCAATCATTCTCCCCATCACTGAGCCATTCTCATCACGTTCTCCGCCTGGCCCACTGCCCTACTTACTGGttaagagaaggagaaagagatgaggagagatgaagagagagagagagagaaatagagaagagggacagagagaaggagagtggGGGATGCAGCATATGGTTGCATAGGTGCTATATATAACCACACCAGCTGATGGATATTCTTAGAGGGTGGGTGCAAGGAGACAAAAGGtgatgaaaaaagaaaaggaaagagtgAACAGGACATTCTTTGTTAGATGATGAGGAGCCCAGCACCATTTTTCATACGTATGCCATCATACAGTATAAATGGGGTCGGTGTCTAGAAAACTGGCACTTAGATGATCATTTACACTGGTTTATTAGTAGCTATTTGACTCTAAGCTCAACATGCATTTGCATCTTCCACAGCTGTACGTTTTGGTCGCATCCCCAAGCGGGAGAAGCAGAGGCTGCTGGACGAGATGCAGAGCTACATGAACAGCCTGAACGAGACGGCCAGCATGAACATGGGCTCATCCCCTTCTTGTGAGCCTCCGACCAGCCCCATAGAGATTCAGCCCAAAGAAGCCATCAGCTCCATGGCCAGAGCTTACCAAAACATCTTCCCAGGTGGTCAAGACCGTCTAAGCAAGAGGATGGCCAGCAACGGCAGCGGCAGTGTGCCAACATCTTTTCACAGCTCTTCTCCTCAGGAAAACAACTACACCCACGCAAACCCTCCTGCAGTGTACCACTCCAGTGGCTCTGTGGGCTACACAGCAGCCTCCCGTTGCCCGGTAGCTCACAATGACAACAAATGTCCGCTGTCTTCGTTGGAAAACGGTCGCTATAACTATCCAACGTCCTCCAATCAGAACCACAGCCGGTCTACAGGAAGCCAGCCTCTGCAGCCCAACCAGGCCAATTACAACAGCAGCTTTCCAGCTGGAGAGATGCAGGCACAGTGCCCATGGAAGCTGGAGGCAGGCTCTAAAGtgctggtgagaaatgtttTGAAAAGTGCTCTACAGTATGTTTTAGCAGGGAATAAATGACTTGTTAACTCCATCAGTGCAGTGGTTCCTAACCCTGATCCTAGGGTATCCGTGCCCTGGATATGCTGGACAGTATGGCCACTCCAGGACCAGCGTAGAAACCACTGCATCTTTCCTCAGTGTAGCAGCATGGCAGGCTCATATTTCACCATCTATCTTTTCGTCTTTGTCTCTCTAGGCTTGTCCCCTGAACGCCTTCCCAGTGTCAGGACCTGGGGTCTCTAGTCAGCAGGTGTGGGAGTCTTTCTCACAGTGCTTCACCCCAGCAGTCCGAGAGGTGGTGGAGTTTGCGAAGGGCATCCCAGGCTTCCAGGACCTCTGCCAACATGACCAGATCATGCTGCTCAAAGCAGGAACTTTCCAGGTACATATGAGTCATCTCTACAATCCTGTATCTATCGTTCTAATCTCCCTGCCCACGTTGCCTGTGATTACGTTGGAAAAACCAAGTCATAACAAGTGAAACCATCTTAAATCTAGTTGAAATGTTTAATAGTTCTCATTCGGAGATCATAAAGATAAAGAGGTTTTAAAGATGTTCTTGTTTTGagtaattgaagttatgtaataacataattttgggagtaggcccacgcccgaactcctcctctcagctctatatataccccgcaaattcacgtcatttctgcGTCAGACACACTTGCTCCCACatccaccccgtctccaccgTTTCTCGTATTCATTTATCCAGCGggggcttcatacgcattcctAAGAACCCCTCCCCAAAGACttcacctccccgtttcagcctccaCGGGCGTGGTCTGTACTAGCCAAATTTTGTATGGTTCTTCTATCTATAGATGTTCATCAACGTATGTTCCTCTGCTCTCACGCCAGGTGCTGATGGTGAGGTTCTGCTCACTCTTTAACCCGAAGGAAAGGACGGTGACTTTTCTGAATGGTCAAGCATACCCACTGCCCACCCTACGATCGCTGGGCATGGGCTCGCTACTGGACGCCATGTTCGAGTTCAGTGAGAAGCTGGCCTCACTCGCTCTGGAGTCTGATGAGATGGCGCTCTTCATGGCAGTGGTCTTGGTCTCTGCaggtaaacaataaacaaagttATGCTTACAGGTTTCGTGAGTCATCACAGCTGTTAGAGCTTGTGAAAGTCAATGTCTTGAAGCCCCAGGGGAAGTGTATTTTGGTACTGAACCAGAACTCCAACTGGGGTGTCCAGTGTAGAACGTGCAGTGCTGCAGTCCAGTCCAACCCTGAGGAACAAAATGACCATAGTGTTTTGGACTGTAGCCACTGCTGATTCTAACTATAAGCTTCATAAGCAGTAGCTGAGGGTCCAAGAGCTGCTAGGGGGACctgtttgaaatatatatatatatatcccaagAACAGAACCAATTGCTGCCCATTCTTTTACAGTGCATTTTTACTGTCATTGTCGGTGTATAATCCGATCATGTCTCACTCTCTATAGATCGCACTGGTGTCTCCGACATGGCGGCTGTGGACCAGCTTCAGGAGGGTCTGATCCGGGCCCTGCGATCCTTGATGACCCGTCGTCGCCCTGACGACAGCACCCTATTCCCCAAGCTGCTTCTGCGTCTGCCGGACCTTCGCACCCTCAACAACCTGCACTCGGACAAGCTCCTGGCCTTCCGCATTGACCCCTGAGCTGCACGCTGCAGCCATCCAGCTACAACCAGCCTCAGACGGCCAGTCAGATCAGGGTTCTCTCTGGTCTAGGAGAAGACTGGCCATTTAGGAGAAGTAGAGGAGTGGAGGAGGGTGGACCATGCTCTCCAAGGAACCTTGCATTTGTCGGTGTGCCTGAGAGAGGAAAACAACAGGCCCAATGAGAGGACGGTCGTCTATAACTCTCCTTTTATGCACTGTCCGTTACTCTCAGCACAGTCACTGCTTTAAAGGGAAGCAGTTTCTCAATCACATCGCAAACCGGCTTAAAGCTAGAACTGTCCGAAAACCTTTTCAAGACCAAAACATTAGTTCTGGACCATTCCTCATTggtcttctgtttgttcttttttccAGCACAGTTCCAGCCTGCAATTAAGACCACAATATAAAGTAGAAGATTAAAGTGTAGGGACCATTTAACGCTGGGTgtgtgaaaagagaaaaaaaaagtgtccatgtaCATAACACATAAATATTACAGTGGTTTAAACTCATATGTAGaactgtgttagtgtgagtgacATTAAATAGCAGATTTTTAACTGAATCAAAAGCACAAGCACTCGTAGTTATCACTTTAATTTGGAAAGAGATGGAGAGCAGTAATATCCCCCGCTGGGAGAACACAATGCAAGTCCTGTATCTTTCTTCATTTACCTTCTGTTCTATGTCACGTTGAATACAGTTCACCGATTGTTGTTCCTTTGTCTCGGTTTCGTCTGAACCTTGGGAAACAAAAACCAGCAACCACCCACTCTCTCCACGAGCATGTTGCGTTTGATATGTGCttatttgaccattttaatgCTGTATATAATGCACAGTGGACTTGGATATCAGAGTCAGAACAATGTACAGAAAAGATATATTTTTGTGGAGAGTTAAGACTGACAACGGTGGGGCTTTGGGTGCCTTTGGAAGAGATgcttttgtttatgtacatttaGGTGGACGAACCCTCACCAGGTTTGGCGATTATCCTGACACCAGCAGAGAGACTGTTTTTATGAAGACGATACGGACTGATATATGGAACAATTTGATTGGTTCTTAATGGCTCTTGAAGCAATGCTGTATGATCATACtaatgtatattttgtaaattgtATTCTTCTATAGAAAGGAGATAAATATGAGATTATCTACATGTTGGTTTGGCGTTTTTATTTCCATGTGGTGCTTTTTCTAGTAACTCTATTAATGCTCGTCGTACTTGACTAGagctgcatttaaaaaaaaataggtaACGATTTTTTCCTGACATTTATGGCTCCACGGGGAATGTGACAACTAGGTGATGTCGCAAAAAACAGAAGCTCAAAATGGAAAGTGAGTGGTGACTCAGAAATGACACTTTGCacatcaataataaaaaaaaaatcatgctcTTATTATGAAATCTGGGTCTAAGCATTTTTATatgaaaacaatatatatatatatatatttgagaaATTGCATGAATCACACATTTTCCCCTGAATAATCCCTCTATATTCTGAATTATGAAATTGTTAAACTTGTGCTCAATGCTAAATAATCTACCcgtaaacaaacacaccaaaTAACTCTGTTCAAACCAATAAGCTGCGTCCAGTGTGGTGGTTAATCACAGAGGTAGTAGCGTGATTAGGAAGTAGAAACAATTAGATGAGCTTGAGGTGTTATATAATAGACTTGAAGTACAATGCGAGGAATGTTAGCTTAGCGCTGATTTAGCATAGCCATATTTTGACCCAGACCTGAcaaatgtaaacatgtataGGGCGTGTAATAGACATGTTTTCAGTTGTCTACGCAATGACAGTGTACAATAACAAAGTGAAATAGTTTCATCCAAAATCAAGTCCACCCTCACAAGCAAATAAAGGgggtaaaaaaaatctaaagtaCAGTTTTGTTACAAATAGGATTACCTTATTTCACAAAGAACAAACACAGATCACTCTTGTAATTGCTTCAAATACTTCTTGAGAATTTGACGGTAAATTTGAACCTGTTTATTACACTTGTCTTATGTACCCTGCCCTGGCAAACAAAGGAataacattcatacattcattgtctgaaaccgcttatacagttcagggccacggtgggtccggagcctacccggaatcactgggggcaaggcgggaatacaccctgcagggggcgccagtccttcaggaataacattcattcattatctgtaacccgtatccagttcagggtcgcggtgggtccagagcctacccagaatcactgggcgcaaggcgggaatacaccctgcagggggcgccagtccttcaggaataacaaaatattttaaatagcaCCTCTTCATGTTTCTGTCACAAAGTGTTTGCCATTTTTCAAATGTTCCCCACACCTCTAAGACACATCTCCACAATGGGGATTTCCTAGTCTTTTAAACTAGAAAATCTCACCCTTTGAACTATTGTGGCACCACTGTAGGAGGTAAATAGGCATGTTCCCAGCAAACGTAGCAATGGTTAGCATTCTCATTTTACTCAGAGTTTTATTTAGAGTTTGTCGTCCAAAAGCAACAAAGCACCTGTGTTAGTGCCTGttcactgtgtccactgtaATTGGGGCTTTAATGCTACATTGTGTGAGATGCTGAATAGCTCCAAGTAACTGAGCTCCCATCCCTTACATGAGGACCGGCTGTAACACCCTGATTAAGCAAAGTTTTACAGAGACCGGGAATGAcgtttcattcatttaaaatctcaGAGCTAAATTTAGGCAGAATTATGACAGACAGATCAAGGTCACTTAGATATTGATTCAAAAGCAGACTGACATTTTAATAATTAGTCAGCTCACACAATACACACCCACAGCCTTCGACGCTCAGACGTTTATTAATGTATGAGACACTGTCAGGCCTGACTTAATAGGAATGAGAAATTGATTTCAGTCTACTGTGCTTTTGGCTGCTTTACAGAGAAAGGGGATGTTCGCTGGACTTCATAGGAGTAAGCCATGTTTAATTCAGTTAGTATTATCCAATCAGCACAACAAATTACTCATTAGCTACAATTAAATagacacagtggcgcagcaggtaggtgtcgcagtcacacagctccagggacctggaggttgtgggtttgattcccgctccgggtgactgtctgtgaggagtgtggtgtgttctccctgtgtctgcgtgggtttcctccgggtgactgtctgtgaggagtgtggtgtgttctctctgtgtctgcgtgggtttcctccgggtgactgtctgtgaggagtgtggtgtgttctccatgtgtctgcgtgggtttcctccaggtgactgtctgtgaggagtgtggtgtgttctccctgtgtccgcgtgggtttcctccgggtgctccggtttcctcccacagtccaaaaacacacgttggtaggtggattggtgactcaaaagtgtccgtaggtgtgaatgtgtgagtgaatatgtgagtgtgtgtcgccctgtgaaggactggcgccccctccagggtgtattccagccttgcgcccaatgattccgggtaggctctggactcactgcgaccctgaaatggataagggttacagataatgaatgaatgaaagaatgagtaAAAACTACAAAAGCCCAGATTGGCTTTCACTCTTTTCAGATAAGGACTGGAATCTGAGGCTGAAGGCTGACTAAAACTGGACAGCTAAAGACTGGAAAATCATTGCCTGGACTGAGCAATTTTACCCTGCTGATGATGCAATAAATGCTAGACACTTGCTCATATTGCGCTTCTGAATTCAAGGGTATCAACAGGAAAATTTGCCCCACCTTTTCTGCAGTAACAACATCTAACCTTCTCTTCTGTGAAAACTATTCTCTAGATGCTGGAATGTTCTCAGCCATGAGAACAATGGTCACAGTTTCCCCGTTCCCTAATGTATTCTACTTTTATCACAATTTGCCTTGTCACATAGCTCACATTCCTATTGTTCAATAGATCTCAGTCAATAGATCTGACATAAGAGCAtgtctgggatgtggtagaacaGGAGATTCACAGTTTGAAAAACCTGTAGTAATTATGTTATCCATTCATGTCAACAAGCATCAGACTCATCAGGGAAGGTTTCCAGCACCTTACTGAAGCCATGCCATAAACATTTGTTCTGAAGGCTGTTTTGAAAGTAAGAGGAGGTCCTACATAGCTACGCACTGGAGAAAGAGCCATTGACAAACAGTGTTATGCTGCCATCATGTGACCAAATTGCTCTCTGTGTTAAAAGAAAATACTAAAAAAATGTGTACTTATGTGGGATATGTATGTAATATGGGATAAACTATGTTTTATGAGCACATACTTTGCCCCCAGTTGATGCAATAATTTACAACATAATTCATAACTTCTTTTGCTAGTTTCAGGAAACCGTGGacaaaaaaaatgcacataaaCAACATAATGACACGGCAAAAACAACCCGTGTCTTTCTGAAAGGTCAAAGCAAGGTTCTCATGCATTAGAAATAGGAGGAAGCTTTAATTTAATATGTACAATGGGGTttgatatttaaatttgaaaacgGCACTTTTTCATTTTGACAAAAATGTTGACTCCTGTTGAAATCAGCTTTACACGTATTTATCTAATGCTCACCATAGTGATTGGAAATGAGTCAACTGAACAGGGAAGGTGTGATCTCCTATATCACTGAAGGCTTACTGCCGAAATTAACACAGGTTTTTAGGAatattgtgtgtatatgtgcagTTCTGTAATCAAATATACAGGAAATCACGTTCACAACTTCTGATTTACACTTTAGATTAGCTATTAGCTAGATTAGCTAACTAGCAATTCACTGATAATGTTGAACACTCTAAACTGACACTAGTTATTTATTGACCTTTAATTTAAAAAGGAACACTTCGTGAATTCACACAAACTAAAATAGCTACAGATTTGTCTGCCTTCTGCTCTGTCGCCTACTCCTCCAACTTGAGAAgggctctggagcagtggcCACACTTCCTCACGTGTAGTTCACGCACAGTTTGTGTAGAGGGCGTCAAAGTGTTGCGTCGTGATCGCTACTCTACTCTTAGGAGCAATAAACACGTTAAATCTCTAGACAAGAACAGAACTGGCCAAAGGCCTTTAACCCCCTCGATACTTACCCCAGACCTGCTACAATGATGAGTGACTAATGCCCCTGATCTTAAACGTGTAACTgccctgagagcaaggagacggTGGACCACTGCTGGtgactgagggcaaagttggaggtccactagtgatTTACACGGCCTTTTCTGGGCGGACGACTGATGAtttaacagaattttagacaaaaggccacattttagcactttttccattcacagtgcaatttaattatttttccttaagtaggtttttttttattactctttataaataagataagggttacagataatgaatgaattataaacaATGCTGCATTCATTTTGCAAGTCACATgagtggtttttttttattttaaaagagtTTTACAAAAATAACAAGCTCCTAAAATTTCAAGCTTGCTGCAAACTGAAGGCAGCGTGGAGTAGGATCACAGTTTCTGAGCTGTTCTTAAGgcaaatgtgttaaaatgtaatttattacgAGTAGATAATTTGCTATTCAGAGTTTGTgtatgttgttttttgtttgggaTTTAACTAAAGCATGCAGGTCAAGCCGAGCAGAAAGTTAACTACTTGCTACTTCTGTAAAACTGCGTCTagaaattaaacaaacagatatttaatgtttaaacaaaTTACACCACACAgcatttctttcattcattccttgtccgtaaccgcttacccacttcaggatcacggtgagtccggagcctacccaagcctggagggggcaccagtccttcacagggcaacaaacactcacGGCTCATGACTGAAGGGTATAacacacctttgggatgagttgtagTAGTTTTgtgaactaatcatccaacatcagtgactgacctcactaatgctgttttggctgaatgctatcaaatcctcacagcaagcGTAACAATAGCCTTCAATTCAGAAGGAGGGTTCCAAGAGCAGGTGTGTCACATATACAGGTCAGTggctaaaatgttttattaagggATAACACCCTCAGAGAAAGCTAACACTTCAAATAAGAAGTCTCTTGAGGTCAGGTTCTAGGAGGTTTCCAATGATTGGCAGTGGCTTTGGTCCTGGAGGttccttctcttttttatctGGGCGCTGGAACGAGAGGAGTGGAGGGTAGAAACATTAACACGACACCAAGCAGCATGTTTCTGCACTGGGGTTTGGGGCAAATTGTGGGCAAAGGCACAGACTACTCTGGCTGTAAGTAGAACTAAAAGAGACtggaattattttttaaatgtcctGCCCTTTCAGCAGAAGGGGTCACTGCAGTGTTGTAGCAGTGGGGTAAAAGTACATTAAATGAAATTGATTTTGTATCAAAGTCTGCTTTTGCCTAAATAGCAAAcctaaaataaacatttcccAAAGGCTCACAGAGGGCACAAACAGGTCAAGAAAACATTGCTCTCATAGCACTGTGTAAATAGTACAGCACACACTACAAATGGACCTTACTTTGTATTTTCTTCATCTAAAGAACTTTTTCCCTAATCGTACAATGTGATAAGTATTAATGCTCTtaatacccacacacacacgaaataaattcactcattcattcattttctgaatcACCTCCATCCTAATCAGCGTCACAGTGAGTTACAGCCAGCCTGTCATCACTGGGTGCATGGcatcacatgctcacccagtcacttacacttaAGGGCACTCctgagcagccaatccacctaccgacatgCCAACTGTGTTcttggagcacctggaggaaacccattcaggcactgggagaacacaccaaacacctcacagagagTAGCCCAAGGTATGGCTCAAACCCAGGACagtgacacaacctgctgcgccaccgtgccgcccacaaaattagaaaatacaaatatttcattTGTCCTTGTTTCATCCTCATAACATACGTAAAAATGATAGATTTTTCAAGGCATTAATCTGTTATTATTCAGTGTGaagtaaagaagaaaaaaatacctTTATTAGTCCCTTTAAGGAAATTGATTCTCTCCATTTAACCCCTccatttcagttaaaaaaaaaacacccaaaatTCTAGCATTTGTTTATGTCTAATGTTCCCTTTTAATTCAAATTTACAACAATAATCTGTTCACTTCTTCCgttctatttatattttttacaagTTGTCATTCAAAATGCTGGAGAATATTAACACCTAAAAACAGAGGTCGtggggtgcggactgactgaggAGGACGCACTCgttaaaacacagtacttttaattaaccaaatataacaaaacaagaaactttaacagaaggaaaacaaagaGGGACGCAAGCAGGATAAACTAGACACGGggaaactgcagagacagacagactagataaCACTAGACAAAGTAAGCAAAACAACGAGACTGGGAACTGGACTCTAAGGAGAATGACACAAAACAACATGCCCTAACTGGGAAcacgacaaaacaaaggtgaaacgTTCGACAAGaggacgtgagacaagggggcttaaatacaacaacaaacgagaaacacctgaaacggaaaACGAGGGTAAAGAccaggaggcggaacaaaggctgAGATcgagaaaacagacatgacgagacgagggcgtgacaataaCACTACAATTGTAATTTAATTATAGCCATAAGctatttggggcggcacggtggcgcagcaggtagtgtcgcagtcgcacagctccaggggcctggaggttgtgggttcgattcctgctccgggtgactgtctgtgaggaattggtgtgttctccccgtgtccgcgtgggtttcctccgggtgactgtctgtgaggagttggtgtgttctccccgtgtctgcgtgggtttcctccgggtgctccggtttcctcccacagtccaaaaacacacgttggtaggtggattggcgacttaaaagtgtccataggtgtgaatgtgtgtctgtgtcgccctgtgaaggactggcgtcccctccagggtgtattcccgccttgcacccaatgattctaggtaggctcttgactccccgcgaccctaaaattggataagcggttacagatgatggatggataagCTATTTGAGTTTTATTAGActacaactctctctctctctctctcttaagaAATACTGCAGATATTTAGCTACTGGTTTGAGGCAAGAAAAAAGCCAGgtgggaaagagaaaaaagaagaggGAAACCAAGGGCCGCTAAACCAATCTAATAACCTTTTAAGGGCTTCacaggtaaaaaataaaataaaataaaacaaaaataaaatattacttaAAAGCAGCAGAGGTGCTGAAGAGCTGCGTTGAGGAGGTGCTTTGTTGCTGCTTAAAGGTGTTTTCAAAAGACATTAGGCAGGACTCCTCAGACACAGAAAGGCTAACATCTCTAGCTTACTTCTCTCCAGCACATTGTTTAGCACCTGTTATTATGATAAATGATGTTTAATTATGATAATTAAATTATGAGTTTGTGCTTGTTGTTTGGTGTAA from Hoplias malabaricus isolate fHopMal1 chromosome 5, fHopMal1.hap1, whole genome shotgun sequence encodes:
- the nr1d4a gene encoding nuclear receptor subfamily 1, group D, member 4a; protein product: MDNSPGGVILYAGSNGSASPSPGSPSSGYQTQSPSSHSQPSSPEEVTFTEIGALKQRSNGGTPPSPKLVFQFPEIYNGSTAASGQHSYSHPIAGKRPCGFTGTFTKTGGMVLLCKVCGDIASGFHYGVHACEGCKGFFRRSIQQNINYKMCVKNENCLIMRMNRNRCQHCRFKKCLAVGMSRDAVRFGRIPKREKQRLLDEMQSYMNSLNETASMNMGSSPSCEPPTSPIEIQPKEAISSMARAYQNIFPGGQDRLSKRMASNGSGSVPTSFHSSSPQENNYTHANPPAVYHSSGSVGYTAASRCPVAHNDNKCPLSSLENGRYNYPTSSNQNHSRSTGSQPLQPNQANYNSSFPAGEMQAQCPWKLEAGSKVLACPLNAFPVSGPGVSSQQVWESFSQCFTPAVREVVEFAKGIPGFQDLCQHDQIMLLKAGTFQVLMVRFCSLFNPKERTVTFLNGQAYPLPTLRSLGMGSLLDAMFEFSEKLASLALESDEMALFMAVVLVSADRTGVSDMAAVDQLQEGLIRALRSLMTRRRPDDSTLFPKLLLRLPDLRTLNNLHSDKLLAFRIDP